The segment TTATTGAATTCGCTGCAATCGCTGCCGAAGTGGCTGCTCAACATGGAGTCACAATTGTCGTCGAGCCCCTGAACCACCGCGAGTGTAATATTCTAAATACCCTCAGTGAATCGGCCGAAGTAGTTGAATCGGTCAATCACCCAAATTTACGGCTCCTGATAGATACCTTTCACCTGTTCGTAGATGATGATTCCGTTGAGGATATTATTCGTTACGGATCACTTATCCATCATGTGCATGTCGCCACGGGTGACAATCGCCTACCTCCAAATGCTGAACCCTGTAATTTTGATCCAGTTTTGGAAGCTTTAGAAAAGATAGAATACGCAGGCTCTGTCTCGATTGAGGCCAGATGGAATCCGGAGCACCTGCCGCAAGCTCTTGATTTCATGCGAGGCATGATAAAGTAACGGCGGCGAAGGTTCTGCCCTTCTTCTCTTGCCGAGGATAGAAAATAACTCAGCCTTGGGGGAATAATGCTCTCTAAACTGAGTCGCTACATCCACCCTATGAATTGTTATGCCCTGGCAGCGACAATCCTAACTCAATCCTTAGCCGTAGCTCAGAGAAGCGACATCATCCCTGGTATCGATTACATGCCGCCGGGAGATTTGGAACAAGTCCAAGCAATGGTTCCAGGCGCAGAAACACTCGATGGTGGGATACGCTTTCGAGTCGATGCACCCGGTAAAGGTTCATACATAGAAAAGGGCAACCGTGTCGAAGCTGTCTACACAGGCCGCCTACTCAATGGAAAGATCTTCAACCGCAAGTCGATTAGCTATCACACCTACTGGTTTACAGTAGGCGCCGAACCGCGTCAGATCATCCGTGGCTGGGAGCGCGTCATGCCACTCATGCAAGAAGGAGGTCGCTACACCGTCGCGATTCCAGCCCATTTCGCCTACCGCGAAAAAGGGCGCCGTGGACAGGTCCCTCCCCACGCTACAGTCGTGTTTGAGATCGAGATCTTGACGGTGAGACGGTGAGACAAGAAGCGACATTTCGGCGTTAGCGATCATCCAAGCTCAATCGGTCACACCCTACCTTGAATCCACGAAAAAGAATCTGAGCCAATCCCTCAAATCTGCGGAGACATAAGCATTTTGTGCATCCCGTCGAGATCGCGTTCGTATCCTACCCAATCTCGATTACGATCGTCATTTAACATGAAAAGTCGAATGTGGGTATTAACCACAACGGCTACCCTAGCGGCGGCGGAGCGCCGCTGCTACAATTCTTCCTCTTTAGCTGTTTATCAGCTTTCATTCGCGAATGCTCCTCACCTGGACCCGTTTGCGCCTCTTCTGGCGGACTACAAACGCATCAGATCAGCAGTCTCTTCAGCTTTGCGCATGACGCGCAGGAAGTTTTCACCCCAAAGCTTCGCAATATCGCTCTCGGAGTAGCCGCGGCGCACAAGTTCGAGAGTAATCTGGCCCATTTCGCTGATGTCCATGACTTCGTTGACACCTCCACCTCCGTCAAAGTCCATCCCGATGCCCACATGATCAATACCAGCTACTTTAACAGCATGGTCCACATGGTCGATAAAGTCTGCTAGTGAGGCGCGTGGCTGCGGAAACTTCCCCTCGATGTCCGCGCGACGACGCTGAATCTCTTTCCGCTTCTCTG is part of the Opitutales bacterium genome and harbors:
- a CDS encoding sugar phosphate isomerase/epimerase, which codes for MLNSTLSKYPLGLCGTLSQLKSVEDLGFDYLEPAVMELLKPFEDDQVFHDSLKEIHSFSTPFKACNCFIPGNMKLCGAIDTLQQRKYVETALRRAESLGIKTIVFGSGKARNVPEGLDRSIAREQIIEFAAIAAEVAAQHGVTIVVEPLNHRECNILNTLSESAEVVESVNHPNLRLLIDTFHLFVDDDSVEDIIRYGSLIHHVHVATGDNRLPPNAEPCNFDPVLEALEKIEYAGSVSIEARWNPEHLPQALDFMRGMIK
- a CDS encoding FKBP-type peptidyl-prolyl cis-trans isomerase, with the protein product MLSKLSRYIHPMNCYALAATILTQSLAVAQRSDIIPGIDYMPPGDLEQVQAMVPGAETLDGGIRFRVDAPGKGSYIEKGNRVEAVYTGRLLNGKIFNRKSISYHTYWFTVGAEPRQIIRGWERVMPLMQEGGRYTVAIPAHFAYREKGRRGQVPPHATVVFEIEILTVRR